A genome region from Trichoderma asperellum chromosome 7, complete sequence includes the following:
- a CDS encoding uncharacterized protein (EggNog:ENOG41): MPASAKRGQRGRRDVRSKDKEIAAADVESSSPSRPAKRRKRARSPDQSDTSNANGAPASQAPEAESSRTQDDQLVAQVTQQLKTQPAQASKDHSNAIHEANGDGVKAYAKVAAQDWTYYITKLNVNIGRAPEVSHGGASGGAEAAHDAVHIDLGPSKMVSREHASISFNSKDEKWMLYVKGRNGAKVDGQPVKAQTSHALTSGEVIEIGNVEMMFVLPSELSALHIHPTFLQRCGRAIGTPKAANAQIRRYGLDTPGKVDQKRPGTPTSSHGRNAAAIAKSPIAASTPGGILGASGVDLSLDDNQHIKPQYSYAQMITQAILNAPDGKLNLNGIYNFIMSSYSYYRHQHAAGWQNSIRHNLSLNKSFDKVARTTDEPGKGMKWHIVPEARDEMVRNAYKIGRGGHRGSSVPSSPSQLNYITHGPKDMLARDLPSAQKRRGSPLVSPPPQSSRRAIQSTPDRAYDRQTGLSSALTADGSPLPRARKSTTTDSPLPGFHPQSPTLTSSYLQDDNPSFVTPAPPRVHPKLAPPSTAQRPSQHMPTSSPAPFWKYADIGSTPLKPMAPYEVSPSRISREVPTRSSSPPTVGKSPPSSPSRPQKSGQQGPADAGDEAEEEQGFDLMKGFQSIGAYHAPVGRGVSIGAALKGGS, translated from the exons ATGCCGGCGTCGGCAAAGAGAGGCCAGCGCGGCCGGCGCGATGTGCGcagcaaggacaaggaaatCGCCGCAGCCGACGTCGAGAGCTCGTCCCCCAGCCGTCCCGCAAAGCGTCGCAAGAGGGCCCGGTCGCCAGACCAATCCGACACCAGCAACGCAAACGGCGCACCCGCATCGCAGGCTCCCGAGGCTGAGTCGTCGAGAACCCAAGATGACCAGCTGGTGGCGCAGGTGacgcagcagctcaagacgCAGCCGGCCCAGGCGAGCAAGGACCACTCCAACGCCATCCACGAGGCCAACGGCGACGGTGTCAAGGCATATGCCAAGGTGGCGGCGCAGGACTGGACATACTACATCACCAAGCTCAACGTCAACATTGGACGCGCACCAGAAGTGTCGCATGGCGGGGCAAGCGGCGGCGCTGAAGCAGCCCACGATGCGGTGCACATCGACCTCGGCCCTAGCAAGATGGTGTCGCGCGAGCATGCATCCATCTCCTTCAACTCCAAGGACGAAAAATGGATGCTCTACGTCAAGGGCCGCAACGGGGCAAAGGTGGATGGCCAGCCCGTCAAGGCCCAGACATCACATGCCTTGACCAGTGGTGAAGTGATCGAAATCGGCAATGTGGAAATGATGTTTGTGCTTCCGTCAGAGCTGAGTGCGCTTCACATTCACCCTACCTTCCTTCAGCGATGCGGACGGGCTATCGGGACGCCAAAGGCCGCCAACGCGCAGATTCGCCGGTACGGCCTAGACACACCTGGCAAGGTAGACCAGAAGCGACCGGGCACACCGACCTCATCTCACGGTCGCAACGCTGCGGCGATTGCAAAGTCCCCGATCGCAGCGAGCACTCCCGGAGGAATCCTTGGAGCCAGCGGCGTAGACCTTAGTCTTGACGATAACCAACACATTAAGCCCCAGTATAGCTATGCGCAGATGATCACGCAGGCTATCCTCAATGCGCCGGACGGCAAGCTCAACCTCAACGGCatctataactttattatgaGTAGTTATTCCTATTATCGTCACCAACACGCGGCTGGTTGGCAG AATTCTATCCGGCATAATCTGTCGCTGAACAAGTCTTTCGACAAGGTTGCCCGAACCACCGACGAGCCTGGAAAGGGCATGAAATGGCATATTGTACCTGAAGCGCGGGACGAAATGGTCAGAAATGCGTACAAGATAGGACGTGGCGGGCACAGAGGGTCATCGGTGCCGTCATCGCCGAGCCAACTGAATTACATTACGCATGGCCCCAAAGACATGCTAGCCAGGGATCTTCCATCCGCGCAGAAGCGGCGAGGATCGCCGCTTGTGTCGCCGCCTCCCCAATCCTCGCGCCGCGCCATACAGTCAACGCCAGATCGCGCATACGATCGACAGACCGGCCTGAGCTCAGCCTTGACCGCCGACGGAAGCCCTCTGCCCCGAGCAAGGAAATCAACGACAACCGACTCGCCGCTGCCCGGCTTCCACCCCCAATCGCCAACCTTGACATCGTCGTATCTGCAAGACGACAACCCATCGTTTGTCACCCCTGCGCCGCCCAGAGTGCACCCCAAGCTTGCACCCCCGAGCACTGCGCAGCGGCCCAGCCAGCACATGCCGACAAGCTCGCCGGCGCCGTTTTGGAAATATGCCGATATTGGCAGCACGCCGCTGAAGCCGATGGCGCCATACGAAGTCAGCCCTTCAAGGATATCTCGAGAGGTTCCCACACGGAGCAGCAGTCCTCCAACGGTTGGCAAGTCACCGCCAAGCAGTCCATCTCGACCACAAAAATCCGGTCAACAAGGGCCTGcagatgctggcgatgaagccgAAGAGGAACAAGGATTTGACTTGATGAA GGGATTCCAAAGTATAGGCGCATATCACGCTCCAGTAGGGCGAGGCGTTTCAATCGGCGCTGCCCTGAAAGGCGGTTCATAA
- a CDS encoding uncharacterized protein (EggNog:ENOG41), with amino-acid sequence MDRPQQWTAARCQRLLRQLQSRLASLRKLVSEKPPSPSAGSKRTSDNGQDSASKRVRSTYGQRAKRAAAPVTDKSVTTPPRTVRTLGAMKLGNVSPTSESVDFLTPVWRKIRDQVDTPVKNIDIEYGLLNSLPADMIEGLNAIRRHVPSEPYRIYEAIFHWLHRLLYSTTPQGKHHRGKSLLAMCLRRIPACIANIDAYDRQQLKDNGDESIWNISNATSDLFDQLETLGADRSGWRPLRLVVRSQAIHLLSNAILDGLFRSEFCNLLVRLCVHLNGNEEANQLVASINKRQISLLQARPTHFGESKDLTSLWALLNSLKGKKLSGPIFECVSALVNRGRLSSSSLSSRAFSGFWISSLEGLTSGNAKPHIVEFMCSAIWTLARGSRPKTAECNAIEQVLIRVAAGLAVAALTLESQIVLGEQEQRKSAWRRLVYVLDRSISLIARYKSRKSPQNNASFLLVLARYLSVAKSDLANVTFKRRVTEEFENMAHTIDIKANNGKQYQQTIILLCTIVQCRRRSSSASSQEVLSDLYSRLDQEKVPDWFEHGLQKDLAFMLAQKTEDLRDLNFAESLSATAPADPKFGTIFSGWRWEEGISEWVLPSPPRTAGRATTPAKAASLSDVENEPCLENSEEEMSFDGPRRRDAHQIASYRRRRQTDSVLLERGKKRISNFQSVRWERSSDNTGCETASRYMGPIKTSIQRPKAMKPFYNLSQLHRDFRDEIDELV; translated from the coding sequence ATGGACCGCCCTCAGCAATGGACCGCCGCACGATGCCAACGATTGCTACGCCAGCTTCAGTCGCGCCTAGCTAGCCTCCGAAAGCTGGTATCCGAAAAACCTCCATCGCCCTCAGCTGGATCCAAACGAACTTCAGACAATGGACAAGATTCGGCATCGAAGCGCGTTCGCTCTACGTACGGCCAAAGGGCTAAGAGAGCAGCGGCGCCCGTTACCGACAAATCTGTCACAACGCCCCCACGAACCGTCCGTACTCTAGGGGCTATGAAGCTGGGAAACGTATCCCCAACGTCCGAATCAGTCGACTTCCTCACACCCGTTTGGCGAAAGATCCGAGATCAAGTTGATACACCGGTGAAGAATATCGATATCGAGTACGGCTTGCTAAACTCGCTTCCAGCCGACATGATTGAAGGCCTAAATGCGATTCGGCGACATGTACCTAGCGAGCCATATCGCATCTATGAAGCAATATTTCACTGGCTACACCGACTACTATATTCAACTACCCCTCAGGGAAAGCATCATCGCGGTAAATCGCTACTTGCTATGTGTTTGCGCAGAATTCCAGCCTGTATCGCAAATATAGATGCATACGATCGACAGCAGCTAAAAGATAACGGGGACGAATCAATATGGAACATATCTAACGCAACTTCAGACCTATTTGACCAGCTTGAAACCCTAGGAGCAGACCGTTCCGGATGGCGACCATTGAGGCTGGTGGTTCGTTCTCAAGCTATACATCTCTTATCAAATGCTATTTTGGATGGGCTCTTCCGATCGGAATTTTGCAATCTCCTAGTACGCCTATGTGTTCATTTGAATGGCAATGAGGAGGCTAATCAGCTGGTTGCCTCCATAAATAAACGTCAAATCTCCTTGCTGCAGGCTAGACCAACTCACTTCGGCGAGAGCAAAGATCTCACATCGCTTTGGGCGTTATTGAATTCgttgaaagggaagaaacTATCGGGCCCTATTTTTGAGTGTGTGTCTGCTTTGGTCAATAGAGGGCGtctctcgtcgtcttcgctgTCTTCGCGAGCTTTCTCTGGTTTCTGGATATCCAGCCTCGAAGGACTGACTTCTGGAAACGCGAAACCGCACATTGTCGAATTTATGTGTTCAGCTATATGGACCCTTGCTCGAGGCAGCCGGCCTAAAACCGCAGAGTGCAACGCCATCGAGCAGGTTCTAATCCGCGTTGCGGCTGGTTTAGCAGTCGCGGCGCTAACATTGGAATCACAAATTGTGCTTGGAGAACAGGAACAGAGAAAGTCAGCATGGAGACGGCTCGTTTATGTACTTGACCGTAGCATCTCGCTCATTGCACGATATAAGAGCCGAAAAAGTCCTCAGAACAATGCCTCGTTCCTGCTCGTCCTTGCGCGCTATCTTTCAGTGGCAAAGTCAGACCTGGCAAACGTCACATTTAAAAGACGAGTTACCGAGGAATTTGAAAACATGGCTCATACAATCGACATCAAGGCGAATAACGGTAAACAATATCAGCAGACAATCATCCTTCTATGTACCATTGTCCAGTGTCgccggcgcagcagctcagccTCTAGCCAAGAGGTATTATCTGATCTCTACTCAAGGCTGGATCAGGAGAAAGTGCCCGACTGGTTTGAACACGGGCTTCAAAAAGATCTTGCCTTTATGCTCGCCCAAAAGACTGAAGATCTTCGTGATCTGAACTTTGCGGAGAGCCTGTCTGCTACCGCTCCGGCTGATCCGAAGTTCGGCACGATTTTCTCCGGATGGCGGTGGGAAGAAGGCATTAGTGAATGGGTATTGCCCAGTCCTCCACGAACAGCCGGTAGAGCTACTACGCCTGCCAAAGCCGCTAGCCTCAGTGATGTTGAAAACGAGCCATGCCTAGAGAATAGCGAAGAGGAAATGAGCTTTGATGGTCCTCGGAGAAGAGATGCTCATCAAATCGCTTCATATCGTAGAAGACGGCAAACAGATTCGGTGCTCTtggagagggggaaaaagagaatatcAAACTTTCAGAGTGTACGCTGGGAAAGAAGCAGTGATAACACTGGATGCGAGACCGCATCTAGGTACATGGGCCCTATCAAGACCTCAATACAGAGGCCAAAGGCTATGAAacccttttataatttatctCAGCTGCATAGAGATTTCAGAGACGAAATAGACGAGCTAGTTTAG
- a CDS encoding uncharacterized protein (MEROPS:MER0005406) → MEKRATDVESLLATSTGQTALDYAIQAAELYMRAAAEKGISKEDAARFRRRCQQLIKFAEQLKAQLPASSPSPANNGLGLLQGASRLHGNVYPPWSHDPLDAEFQLGPDSKPFIDDTVFPLSEDQVANFLAWHRPHELFGPFSAGQDDDLMTESTRLDLVQDITTDCSVVASLSAAAKIWTGKHAVLSTIMHPFDHERGRPKLSPSGKYIFRLNFNGCARRVTVDDRLPASGTDRALFVINRQNPCLLWPALLEKAYLKVRGGYDFPGSNSGTDLWVLTGWIPEQLFLQREAFDIDETWNRIKTAYEMENVIITLGTGHISAEEGDVMGLIGEHDYAVQDIDSLSRKFLVKNPWRPKFDTPSSDLDSGSANSPSAGTFWLSIEDIAQHFESMYLNWNPVLFTHRQDHHFAWDIPTKDFAASLVRNPQFSIVSQTGGVVWILLSRHFADAELEIARNKSGSLAAVASQLGFMSILVFDRQGYKVQLSDGPTYSGPLVDSPQTLARIESRAGKAYTVVIDQQNLALASYTFTLSFFSSGPIDVKEAEEKMRYFAEQQGAWNRRNAGGNSGCTTYFLNPQYKLSVSHATPISALLATGNKDVHVHIDLIWARGKRANTVRRKDLVVSSGEYRRGCASAELDMLEAGDYTLVCSTFEAQQTADFTLRIGSMTPVTMEPIPADTAGKLRTPLPPFTLRGEGQRWRASLDATWVTRAIASFQSSIPLSESLHYDTRSLPALMVRILIIGGPESQSRTLAESKGGVEDSGAVIRSPEFDIEPSNTSHGRTYLVVESLWEHRAAQELCGDIFSDSPIQIGDWEAF, encoded by the exons atggagaagagagcaacA GACGTAGAGTCTCTGCTCGCAACGTCAACCGGCCAGACAGCTTTAGACTATGCTATACAGGCGGCCGAGCTGTATATGCGAGCAGCTGCGGAGAAAGGAATCAGTAAAGAAGACGCAGCTCGATTCCGCCGCAGATGTCAGCAGCTCATCAAATTCGCCGAACAGCTCAAAGCTCAGCTACCAGCCTCTTCACCGTCACCGGCCAACAATGGCCTAGGTCTGTTGCAAGGCGCTTCACGACTTCACGGGAACGTTTACCCGCCCTGGAGTCATGACCCTCTAGATGCTGAGTTTCAACTTGGGCCTGACTCGAAACCATTTAT CGATGATACCGTCTTTCCACTTTCCGAAGACCAAGTAGCCAACTTTTTGGCATGGCACAGGCCACATGAGCTCTTTGGTCCCTTCTCTGCCGGCCAGGATGATGATCTTATGACTGAAAGCACGAGGCTCGACTTGGTGCAGGACATTACTACCGATTGTTCAGTCGTCGCCAGTCTTTCTGCCGCTGCGAAGATTTGGACTGGGAAGCATGCA GTCCTCTCCACGATCATGCATCCATTTGATCACGAAAGGGGCCGGCCCAAGCTTTCTCCCTCTGGAAAATACATCTTCAGGCTAAATTTCAACGGCTGTGCTCGTCGAGTCACAGTAGATGATCGGCTGCCAGCTTCCGGCACAGACCGGGCCCTCTTTGTTATCAATCGACAAAATCCTTGCTTGCTATGGCCGGCGCTACTCGAAAAGGCCTACCTCAAAGTAAGAGGTGGTTATGATTTTCCCGGTAGCAATTCGGGCACTGACCTTTGGGTCCTTACCGGTTGGATACCCGAGCAACTATTTCTCCAAAG AGAAGCTTTTGATATAGACGAGACATGGAACAGGATCAAGACGGCTTATGAAATGGAGAATGTCATCATTACTCTCGGTACTGGTCACATCTCTgccgaagaaggagatgTTATGGGCCTTATAGGGGAACATGATTATGCCGTGCAAGACATTGATTCACTGAGTCGCAAATTCTTGGTCAAAAACCCTTGGAGGCCCAAGTTTGACACCCCTTCATCCGACCTGGATAGCGGCAGCGCCAATTCACCTTCGGCGGGTACCTTTTGGCTGTCTATTGAGGATATCGCTCAGCATTTCGAGTCCATGTATCTCAATTGGAACCCTGTCCTGTTTACCCATCGCCAAGACCACCATTTTGCTTGGGACATTCCCACTAAAGATTTTGCGGCATCTTTGGTGCGAAATCCGCAATTTTCAATCGTTTCGCAGACGGGTGGAGTGGTATGGATCTTACTGAGCCGTCATTTTGCAGATGCCGAACTCGAAATAGCTCGCAATAAATCTGGCTCTTTAGCAGCTGTGGCTAGCCAACTCGGCTTCATGAGCATTCTAGTATTTGACAGACAAGGATACAAGGTCCAGCTCAGCGATGGGCCAACCTACTCTGGGCCATTAGTTGACTCTCCCCAGACACTCGCGCGAATTGAAAGCAGGGCTGGTAAAGCATACACTGTTGTTATCGATCAACAGAACTTGGCGTTGGCCAGCTACACCTTCACgctatctttcttttccagtGGACCGATTGATGttaaagaagctgaagagaagatgagatACTTTGCAGAACAACAGGGCGCCTGGAATAGACGAAACGCTGGAGGAAACTCGGGGTGTACGACATATTTTCTAAACCCCCAGTATAAACTCTCGGTCTCTCATGCCACCCCTATATCCGCCCTGCTAGCCACGGGCAATAAAGATGTCCACGTACATATTGATCTGATTTGGGCGCGAGGGAAACGTGCAAATACAGTCAGGAGGAAAGACTTGGTCGTTTCATCGGGCGAGTATCGTCGTGGTTGCGCCTCTGCTGAGCTTGATATGCTTGAAGCGGGAGATTATACTTTGGTTTGCTCGACGTTTGAAGCACAACAGACTGCTGATTTTACATTACGAATTGGTTCTATGACACCGGTTACTATGGAACCTATCCCGGCTGATACTGCAGGAAAACTACGAACACCTTTGCCACCATTCACTttgagaggagaggggcAGCGTTGGAGGGCATCTCTTGATGCGACGTGGGTAACTCGAGCTATTGCATCTTTCCAAAGCTCGATACCTTTGTCGGAATCTTTGCATTATGATACCCGCTCCCTACCCGCTTTGATGGTCCGGATCTTAATTATCGGTGGCCCAGAGTCACAATCGCGTACTCTAGCAGAATCAAAGGGTGGTGTCGAAGACTCAGGGGCCGTCATTCGATCACCCGAATTCGACATTGAGCCGTCTAATACGAGCCACGGCCGCACATATCTAGTTGTTGAGAGCTTGTGGGAGCATCGAGCAGCCCAAGAGCTTTGCGGCGATATATTTAGCGACTCTCCCATCCAAATCGGCGACTGGGAGGCTTTTTGA
- a CDS encoding uncharacterized protein (EggNog:ENOG41), with translation MAQSKPAISPWGGAVAGATGAVIANALVYPLDIVKTRLQVQVKPSGEKGADSSDEVHYTSTWNAISRIVAEEGLQGLYAGMNGSLVGVASTNFAYFYWYTVARALYAKSAGPSASAPSTAIELSLGAAAGALAQLFTIPVAVVTTRQQTAAKADRKGLIATAQEVIEGPDGVSGLWRGLKASLVLVVNPAITYGAYERLKDVFFHGKTKLQPWEAFALGAMSKALATIATQPLIVAKVGLQSKPPPARKGKPFSSFIEVMRFIIEHEGVLGLFKGMGPQILKGLLVQGILMMTKEKVELLMVLFLRYLKSLSLSRARGAIAASSAATLAKNATLITPLVKS, from the exons ATGGCTCAGTCCAAACCGGCCATTTCACCCTGGGGCGGCGCTGTCGCTGGCGCAACCGGAGCCGTCATAGCAAATGCCTTGGTGTATCCTCTGGATAT CGTCAAGACGCGGCTACAAGTCCAGGTCAAGCCTTCCGGCGAAAAAGGCGCGGATTCTTCCGATGAAGTACACTACACGTCGACCTGGAACGCCATCTCGCGGATCGTGGCAGAAGAGGGCCTCCAGGGCCTGTACGCCGGCATGAACGGCTCTCTGGTTGGCGTAGCGTCTACGAATTTCGCATACTTCTACTGGTACACCGTCGCCAGAGCGCTGTACGCAAAGTCTGCGGGCCCTTCTGCGAGCGCGCCCTCCACAGCGATAGAGCTCTCCCTCGGCGCCGCTGCCGGTGCTCTGGCGCAGCTCTTCACGATCCCCGTTGCCGTTGTGACGACTCGCCAGCAGACCGCTGCAAAGGCGGACAGGAAGGGCCTCATTGCGACAGCCCAGGAAGTCATCGAGGGGCCGGATGGTGTCAGCGGACTTTGGAGGGGTCTCAAGGCCAGTCTTGTCCTGGTCGTCAACCCGGCCATCACATACGGCGCCTACGAGCGGCTGAAAGACGTCTTTTTCCACGGCAAGaccaagctgcagccttgGGAGGCATTCG CCCTGGGAGCCATGTCCAAAGCTCTGGCGACGATAGCTACTCAGCCCCTCATTGTTGCCAAGGTGGGCTTACAGTCAAAGCCGCCTCCTgcgagaaaaggaaagccaTTCAGCAGCTTCATAGAGGTGATGCGATTCATTATCGAGCATGAAGGCGTCCTCGGGCTCTTCAAGGGGATGGGCCCCCAGATCTTAAAGGGCCTCCTTGTCCAGGGAATTTTGATgatgacaaaagaaaa GGTTGAATTGCTTATGGTGCTATTTTTACGATACCTCAAGTCACTCAGCCTCTCGAGAGCACGGGGAGCTATTGCGGCTTCATCAGCTGCGACTTTGGCGAAGAACGCCACACTGATAACTCCCTTAGTAAAAAGCTAA
- a CDS encoding uncharacterized protein (EggNog:ENOG41) yields the protein MNGSLVGVASTNFAYFYWYTVARALYAKSAGPSASAPSTAIELSLGAAAGALAQLFTIPVAVVTTRQQTAAKADRKGLIATAQEVIEGPDGVSGLWRGLKASLVLVVNPAITYGAYERLKDVFFHGKTKLQPWEAFALGAMSKALATIATQPLIVAKVGLQSKPPPARKGKPFSSFIEVMRFIIEHEGVLGLFKGMGPQILKGLLVQGILMMTKEKVELLMVLFLRYLKSLSLSRARGAIAASSAATLAKNATLITPLVKS from the exons ATGAACGGCTCTCTGGTTGGCGTAGCGTCTACGAATTTCGCATACTTCTACTGGTACACCGTCGCCAGAGCGCTGTACGCAAAGTCTGCGGGCCCTTCTGCGAGCGCGCCCTCCACAGCGATAGAGCTCTCCCTCGGCGCCGCTGCCGGTGCTCTGGCGCAGCTCTTCACGATCCCCGTTGCCGTTGTGACGACTCGCCAGCAGACCGCTGCAAAGGCGGACAGGAAGGGCCTCATTGCGACAGCCCAGGAAGTCATCGAGGGGCCGGATGGTGTCAGCGGACTTTGGAGGGGTCTCAAGGCCAGTCTTGTCCTGGTCGTCAACCCGGCCATCACATACGGCGCCTACGAGCGGCTGAAAGACGTCTTTTTCCACGGCAAGaccaagctgcagccttgGGAGGCATTCG CCCTGGGAGCCATGTCCAAAGCTCTGGCGACGATAGCTACTCAGCCCCTCATTGTTGCCAAGGTGGGCTTACAGTCAAAGCCGCCTCCTgcgagaaaaggaaagccaTTCAGCAGCTTCATAGAGGTGATGCGATTCATTATCGAGCATGAAGGCGTCCTCGGGCTCTTCAAGGGGATGGGCCCCCAGATCTTAAAGGGCCTCCTTGTCCAGGGAATTTTGATgatgacaaaagaaaa GGTTGAATTGCTTATGGTGCTATTTTTACGATACCTCAAGTCACTCAGCCTCTCGAGAGCACGGGGAGCTATTGCGGCTTCATCAGCTGCGACTTTGGCGAAGAACGCCACACTGATAACTCCCTTAGTAAAAAGCTAA
- a CDS encoding uncharacterized protein (EggNog:ENOG41), whose product MTTVPQLIARQSQSQGQCQEHLMQSSRSQQPPLGQYNDYAQIDSFNADEDPPGSPQMKAVHPKLELTESPPPDIPIASVSLPPIDGNAKSNRPKLQPVSGDTVLITYLANGRLPEIAQTASRQALAGGDDLEATEDDDDSQKSLPRDSKNWADADHVQRPQTARSDGAHHLQAFAAGALAASGELESSYHGQDKPSSDLTASTGQLSIRDDVLPSPKHYVKSPPHMLGGRHSATENGSQSLLSPESGELAPLQIASSKSDSNSGQNMSLPSIRELNIERQFPTEIPPPAGDRDLSMRPPSDARAFSRSSNVGVSRFQSIPAGGRVSPPISPSEAYQQRSFPSPSSLASSPYGPASSGSSHRSPAEYISNASNKNLQPAYALASPPAAIASVADRMSIDGLTNPQVGGYKCTFDGCTAAPFQTQYLLNSHANVHSSARPHYCPVKGCPRAEGGKGFKRKNEMIRHGLVHDSPGYVCPFCADREHKYPRPDNLQRHVRVHHVDKNKDDPLLRGVLAQRPDGPNRGRRRRGPQP is encoded by the exons ATGACGACGGTTCCGCAACTAATAGCCCGACAAAGCCAGTCCCAAGGTCAATGCCAGGAACACTTGATGCAGTCATCGCGATCGCAACAGCCACCGCTAGGACAGTACAACGACTATGCTCAGATAGATTCGTTCAATGCAGACGAGGACCCGCCAGGCTCTCCTCAGATGAAAGCGGTACATCCCAAGCTCGAACTCACAGAGAGCCCTCCCCCGGACATACCAATCGCTTCAGTCAGTCTTCCTCCCATCGACGGAAATGCCAAGTCTAATCGCCCAAAGCTCCAACCCGTGTCTGGTGATACTGTCCTCATCACCTACCTTGCCAACGGTCGTCTTCCCGAGATAGCACAAACCGCGAGCCGCCAGGCGTTGGCTGGCGGCGATGACCTTGAAGCcaccgaagacgacgacgactctCAGAAGAGTCTCCCTCGAGACAGCAAAAACTGGGCCGATGCCGACCATGTCCAGCGGCCGCAGACCGCCAGAAGCGATGGTgcacatcatctccaagctTTCGCTGCCGGGGCGTTAGCCGCCAGTGGAGAGCTCGAGTCGTCTTACCACGGCCAAGATAAGCCCAGCTCTGACCTGACAGCCTCAACCGGCCAACTCTCCATTCGTGACGACGTCCTGCCTAGCCCCAAACACTATGTTAAAAGCCCACCACACATGCTCGGCGGACGCCACAGCGCAACAGAGAATGGATCGCAGTCTTTATTATCGCCCGAGTCTGGCGAGCTGGCCCCCTTGCAGATAGCCTCGTCCAAGTCCGATAGTAATAGCGGCCAGAATATGAGCCTACCGTCGATTCGTGAATTGAATATTGAGCGTCAATTCCCGACAGAAATACCACCACCAGCCGGCGACAGGGACCTGTCAATGCGCCCACCTAGCGACGCGCGAGCGTTTTCTCGATCCTCAAACGTAGGTGTCTCGCGCTTCCAGTCAATACCTGCCGGTGGTCGTGTGTCACCCCCAATCTCCCCCAGTGAAGCATATCAGCAGCGCAGCTTCCCGTCTCCCAGCTCCCTCGCCTCCAGCCCATATGGACCGGCCTCCAGCGGATCCTCGCATCGCTCTCCCGCCGAGTATATAAGCAACGCCTCCAATAAGAACCTCCAACCCGCCTACGCTCTTGCCTCGCCGCCGGCTGCCATCGCGTCTGTAGCGGATCGTATGAGCATCGACGGACTGACGAATCCCCAGGTTGGAGGCTACAAGTGCACGTTCGACGGGTGTACTGCTGCGCCGTTCCAAACTCAATATCTTCTCAATTCCCACGCTAATGTGCATTCTTCAGCCCGCCCACACTACTGTCCCGTGAAGGGGTGTCCCCGCGCCGAAGGTGGGAAAGGTTTCAAGCGCAAAAATGAGATGATACGGCACGGCTTGGTGCATGATTCGCCCGGATATGTCTGTCCCTTCTGTGCAGATAGAGAACACAAGTATCCAAGGCCGGACAATTTGCAGAG ACACGTTCGCGTACATCATGTTGATAAGAATAAGGACGATCCTCTGCTGAGGGGTGTATTAGCACAGCGTCCAGACGGTCCAAACCGAggccgacgaagaagaggaccacagccctaa